In Neokomagataea tanensis, one genomic interval encodes:
- the grxB gene encoding glutaredoxin 2, with amino-acid sequence MSSTLPILHVYEHCPFCVKARMIFGLHGIKFEKRIFLHDDDAGPSAMVGKKVVPILEENGHFIPESLDIVAHVERQNTPLLTGPTRKEIEDWLSRISAPAYRLFLPRAAAAPLPELATTSARLGFIRKKERPDHPFSSLLEQSNDDLKIVNTLLEELAALIQKPTAVNGTLSYNDLHLFAQLRNLSLIKGVFYPLEVEAYRHSLSEKAKIPLLEAISA; translated from the coding sequence ATGTCATCCACCCTGCCCATTCTGCACGTCTATGAACATTGCCCCTTTTGCGTAAAAGCACGCATGATATTTGGCTTACACGGCATCAAATTCGAAAAACGCATTTTCCTGCACGATGACGATGCTGGCCCAAGCGCAATGGTCGGCAAAAAGGTTGTGCCTATTTTAGAAGAAAACGGGCATTTCATTCCTGAAAGCCTCGACATAGTTGCTCACGTTGAGAGACAGAACACACCGCTGCTGACCGGCCCTACCCGCAAAGAGATTGAGGACTGGTTATCCCGTATTTCAGCACCGGCTTACCGGTTGTTTTTACCTCGTGCTGCGGCAGCACCTCTGCCAGAACTCGCAACCACATCCGCTCGCTTGGGTTTTATTCGCAAAAAAGAGCGCCCTGACCATCCCTTCAGTTCACTCCTAGAACAAAGCAATGACGACCTGAAAATCGTTAACACTCTGCTTGAAGAGCTCGCCGCGCTTATACAAAAACCCACAGCGGTCAATGGCACGCTATCCTACAACGACCTCCACCTCTTTGCGCAGTTGCGGAATTTATCGCTTATCAAGGGAGTTTTTTATCCCCTCGAGGTTGAAGCTTACCGGCATAGTCTGAGCGAAAAAGCAAAAATCCCTCTGTTGGAAGCTATTTCCGCGTAA
- a CDS encoding YqgE/AlgH family protein: MQNTFSGHDENLTGKLLIATPHLADTFFAQSVIYLCSHSASQGAIGLIINKRVLKPSIDEILAQLSISPIPPKKQLPLCLGGPVDHDRGFVLHTSECHYEGGLAVSPDIQMTANLSVLKDVANGRGPTRALMALGHAAWSAGQLETEILKDTSWFVAPANHDILFSTQYSTKWREALSSINIDPLLLSNTTGEA, from the coding sequence ATGCAGAACACTTTTTCCGGACATGATGAAAACCTGACGGGGAAGCTTCTTATCGCTACTCCCCACCTCGCTGATACGTTTTTTGCTCAAAGCGTGATTTACTTATGCAGCCACTCGGCGAGCCAAGGAGCCATCGGGCTCATTATCAACAAACGCGTCCTGAAACCCTCCATTGATGAAATTCTGGCTCAACTCTCCATTTCACCTATCCCCCCAAAGAAGCAGCTTCCTCTTTGCCTCGGCGGGCCTGTCGATCACGACCGGGGTTTTGTTTTACACACCTCAGAGTGCCACTACGAAGGCGGACTGGCCGTATCCCCAGATATACAAATGACAGCCAATCTGAGCGTATTAAAAGACGTGGCCAATGGGCGGGGGCCAACGCGCGCTCTCATGGCGCTCGGTCACGCTGCATGGTCCGCAGGGCAACTAGAAACCGAGATTTTAAAAGATACCTCTTGGTTTGTAGCACCTGCCAACCACGATATTCTTTTCAGCACTCAATATTCTACTAAATGGCGCGAGGCGCTCTCTTCAATAAATATTGACCCCCTCCTCCTGTCCAACACCACGGGCGAAGCATGA
- a CDS encoding SDR family NAD(P)-dependent oxidoreductase gives MSQIILVTGATAGFGRAITERLVREGHKVIATGRRQERLEALRADLGDNVLPVTLDMQDKAALRGLPSSLPEAWRAVDVLINNAGLALGVGRAQDSNPDDWETMITTNVSGVVELTRAFLPQMVERNSGYIITLGSTAGTYPYMGGNVYGATKAFIRQFSRNLRTDVLGTKIRVTNIEPGLCGGSEFSNVRLRDDAKAAAVYEGTTPLQPADIAETVSWLVCLPWHMNVNSLEIMPVCQASGGLAVDKTVG, from the coding sequence ATGTCTCAAATTATTTTGGTGACAGGTGCTACAGCCGGTTTCGGGCGTGCCATTACGGAGCGTCTGGTGCGTGAAGGGCATAAAGTTATTGCCACGGGGCGCCGTCAGGAGCGATTGGAGGCCTTGCGCGCTGATCTGGGCGATAATGTTCTGCCCGTTACGCTTGATATGCAAGATAAAGCCGCTTTGCGCGGGTTGCCATCTTCTTTGCCAGAGGCGTGGAGAGCGGTTGACGTTCTGATCAATAATGCGGGCTTGGCGCTGGGTGTTGGTCGTGCGCAGGATTCCAACCCTGATGATTGGGAAACGATGATCACGACAAACGTCTCCGGGGTTGTTGAACTTACACGCGCTTTTCTGCCCCAAATGGTCGAGCGTAACAGCGGTTATATCATTACTTTGGGTAGTACAGCTGGAACATACCCATATATGGGCGGGAATGTTTACGGAGCGACTAAAGCTTTTATACGCCAATTCAGCCGTAATTTGCGGACGGATGTTCTCGGTACGAAAATTCGTGTCACGAATATTGAGCCGGGCCTGTGCGGTGGCAGTGAATTTAGCAATGTGCGTCTACGCGATGATGCAAAAGCGGCCGCAGTGTATGAAGGAACGACACCTCTTCAGCCGGCCGATATTGCGGAAACGGTTTCATGGTTGGTGTGCTTGCCGTGGCACATGAATGTAAATTCGCTCGAAATTATGCCAGTATGTCAGGCTTCGGGCGGTTTGGCCGTTGATAAAACAGTAGGCTAA
- a CDS encoding YVTN family beta-propeller repeat protein, translating to MRCLGALALGLFFSTTLSAQAQTTPPVASPDATSAAPSSVVHTIPGMPPVIDPNNIYSEASAGRIAPAIANDPARIYVPNLRGNSVSVIDPATFKVIKTIPVGRSPQHVVPGWDLRTLWVTNNSEGRNDGSLTPIDPATTLRGKDVVVDDPYNMYFTPDGRYAITVAEAHERLDFRDPHTMELKGSVSAPQCKGINHANFSADGSYAIFTCEFGGYVAKIDTVNLKLLGMLKLSRGGMPQDIMAAPDGHKFYVADMMADGVFVLNGDTFQETGFIPTGIGTHGMYPSRDARVLYVANRGSHKIHGPHRGPGSVSVIDFATDKVIKTWPIPGGGSPDMGNVSADGKLLWLSGRFDDVVYAIDTDTGAVRKIPVGAEPHGLAVWPQPGRYSIGHTGLMR from the coding sequence ATGCGCTGCCTCGGCGCTTTGGCACTTGGCCTTTTCTTTAGCACGACACTCTCGGCTCAGGCACAAACGACACCACCGGTTGCTTCCCCTGATGCAACGTCTGCGGCGCCTTCCTCTGTAGTCCATACTATTCCGGGCATGCCGCCGGTCATTGACCCGAACAATATTTACAGCGAAGCATCAGCCGGTCGCATCGCGCCCGCTATTGCAAATGACCCTGCGCGAATCTACGTCCCCAACCTTCGTGGAAACAGCGTTTCAGTCATCGACCCTGCAACTTTCAAAGTCATCAAAACCATCCCTGTTGGGCGTTCGCCACAACACGTTGTACCGGGCTGGGACCTGCGTACCCTGTGGGTCACTAACAACAGCGAAGGCCGCAATGACGGCTCCCTTACCCCGATAGATCCTGCAACAACTTTACGCGGTAAAGATGTTGTGGTCGACGACCCATACAACATGTACTTCACGCCCGATGGCCGCTACGCCATCACCGTTGCAGAAGCCCATGAGCGTCTGGATTTCCGCGACCCACATACGATGGAACTCAAGGGCTCGGTTTCTGCACCACAGTGTAAAGGAATCAACCATGCCAATTTCTCGGCGGATGGGAGCTACGCTATCTTCACATGTGAGTTTGGTGGATACGTTGCCAAAATCGACACTGTTAACCTCAAACTTTTGGGGATGCTGAAGTTATCGCGCGGTGGCATGCCACAAGACATCATGGCAGCCCCCGATGGGCATAAATTTTACGTTGCGGACATGATGGCAGACGGTGTGTTCGTTCTTAACGGCGATACATTCCAAGAGACTGGGTTTATCCCAACTGGCATCGGCACACACGGCATGTATCCAAGCCGTGATGCCCGTGTGCTATACGTAGCCAACCGCGGCTCACACAAAATTCACGGCCCACACCGCGGCCCCGGCAGCGTGTCGGTCATCGACTTTGCTACGGACAAAGTTATAAAAACATGGCCCATCCCGGGTGGTGGCAGCCCTGACATGGGCAATGTCAGCGCAGACGGAAAATTGCTCTGGCTGTCAGGCCGCTTCGATGACGTTGTCTATGCAATCGACACGGACACAGGCGCTGTCCGCAAGATTCCAGTCGGCGCGGAACCCCACGGACTTGCTGTGTGGCCCCAACCCGGCCGCTACAGCATTGGTCACACAGGCCTGATGCGTTAA
- a CDS encoding creatininase family protein → MPTWRPLSSLFFVLGTSFLGLTTIGPNAVQAAEPHCVGPSQRVAFECQSWTDINTALQNGTRTIIIPIGGTEQSGPFIDVGKHNIRAEALATAIAERLGQTFVAPVIAYVPEGGTSPRTSHMRFPGTISIPPAIFSGLIEGAAESFHVQGFRYIVFLGDHGGYQTLMTEAAQTLNKRWKGQAYAIAATGYYDAVPHAFADELRSRGYAADVGKHAELSDTSLMLAVDPSLVHSDALRHASKPSSADGVYGGDPRRASAALGEIGTSLQIQAGIAAIQSFKEQHP, encoded by the coding sequence ATGCCGACTTGGCGGCCTCTCTCATCGCTCTTTTTTGTACTCGGAACGTCTTTCCTTGGCCTTACGACAATCGGACCCAATGCGGTACAGGCGGCAGAACCTCACTGCGTTGGCCCGTCGCAGCGTGTGGCATTTGAATGTCAAAGCTGGACGGATATTAATACCGCGCTCCAAAACGGAACACGCACCATCATCATTCCCATCGGGGGAACGGAACAAAGCGGTCCTTTCATTGACGTTGGTAAGCACAACATACGCGCGGAAGCTCTGGCTACTGCAATTGCTGAGCGCTTGGGGCAAACATTTGTGGCGCCTGTTATTGCTTATGTCCCTGAGGGAGGCACATCACCCCGCACCTCTCACATGCGCTTCCCCGGGACTATTTCTATACCCCCAGCAATATTCAGTGGTCTTATTGAGGGAGCTGCTGAAAGCTTTCATGTACAGGGCTTTCGCTACATTGTCTTTCTCGGGGACCATGGCGGATACCAAACACTCATGACGGAGGCCGCCCAAACGCTGAACAAGCGTTGGAAAGGCCAAGCCTATGCCATTGCGGCGACAGGCTATTATGATGCCGTCCCCCATGCGTTTGCAGACGAGTTACGCTCACGCGGTTATGCCGCAGACGTCGGCAAACATGCAGAGTTGAGCGACACCTCTCTCATGCTCGCAGTTGACCCATCGCTCGTCCACAGCGATGCTTTGAGACATGCATCAAAGCCAAGCTCAGCCGATGGTGTTTATGGAGGTGACCCCCGCCGCGCATCAGCCGCGCTAGGGGAAATTGGTACATCTCTTCAAATACAGGCCGGGATCGCGGCCATTCAGTCCTTCAAGGAGCAACACCCATGA
- a CDS encoding DUF2721 domain-containing protein codes for MFFQTPTDIDTVGSAAHLIQVALTPVFMLSGIGTLINAFNTRLARVSDHLEAIHKQLAAPISDEDGETGKADRKRLEAHSFHLQRRIFVLDAAILLNGTGGAATCGAAMALFVGSLRDSSTSSWMLALFGLALMCTVGALSFFLADTFLSWHGLKRRGALPPLP; via the coding sequence ATGTTTTTTCAGACGCCCACTGACATTGATACCGTAGGTAGCGCAGCGCACCTTATTCAGGTTGCATTGACGCCTGTTTTCATGCTTTCCGGAATCGGAACGCTGATCAATGCGTTTAACACAAGGCTGGCCCGCGTTTCAGACCATCTTGAGGCCATTCACAAACAATTAGCGGCCCCAATTTCCGATGAGGATGGTGAGACAGGGAAGGCGGATAGAAAGCGTTTGGAAGCACATTCTTTCCACCTCCAAAGACGTATATTTGTTTTGGATGCAGCAATCTTGTTGAACGGTACTGGCGGCGCAGCAACTTGCGGCGCTGCAATGGCACTTTTTGTTGGTTCTCTGCGGGATTCAAGCACGTCATCGTGGATGCTGGCGCTGTTTGGTTTGGCCCTTATGTGCACCGTTGGAGCGCTCTCTTTCTTCTTGGCAGATACATTTTTAAGCTGGCACGGATTGAAGCGTCGCGGGGCACTTCCGCCGTTGCCGTGA
- the rfaD gene encoding ADP-glyceromanno-heptose 6-epimerase, with product MSSRIIVTGAAGFIGSNLVKGLNQRGYTEIIAVDNLKNSSKFHNLTDLTICDYVDKTVFYEAFSKGHYGDVEAIFHQGACSDTMEHDGQYMLANNYATSKALLDRCAVTGTRLLYASSAATYGGSTSFREEAEFEKPLNVYGYSKLLFDQVVRQAEPRLKTQVAGFRYFNVYGPREQHKGRMASVAFHNFNQYMAEGHVRLFGEYEGYAAGQQLRDFVFIDDVVAVNLWFFDHPDKSGVFNLGSGRAQPFNDVAHSVVNAVRHNQGLSPLSLEEMVQGNILHYIPFPDALRGKYQSFTQADISRLRAVGCDHVFADVNAGVTRYVADLLANRAA from the coding sequence ATGTCGAGCCGTATTATTGTTACTGGAGCTGCCGGCTTCATCGGGTCAAACCTCGTGAAAGGGCTGAACCAGCGCGGGTATACGGAGATTATCGCGGTCGATAATCTGAAAAACTCCTCGAAATTTCATAACCTGACAGATCTAACGATCTGTGATTACGTCGACAAAACCGTATTTTATGAGGCCTTTTCCAAAGGGCATTACGGGGATGTTGAGGCCATATTTCACCAAGGCGCATGCTCGGACACGATGGAGCATGATGGCCAGTACATGCTGGCTAATAACTACGCGACCAGCAAAGCACTGCTGGACCGCTGCGCCGTGACCGGGACGAGGTTACTATACGCATCAAGCGCAGCGACTTACGGGGGAAGCACTTCCTTCCGTGAAGAGGCTGAGTTTGAAAAACCGCTTAATGTGTATGGTTATTCAAAGTTGTTATTTGATCAGGTTGTACGCCAAGCTGAACCACGCTTAAAAACGCAGGTGGCGGGCTTTCGGTACTTCAACGTTTATGGTCCGAGAGAGCAGCATAAAGGACGCATGGCATCCGTCGCGTTCCATAATTTCAATCAATATATGGCTGAAGGTCATGTCCGCTTGTTCGGCGAATATGAAGGCTACGCAGCGGGCCAGCAATTACGTGACTTTGTTTTTATCGATGATGTGGTCGCCGTTAATTTGTGGTTCTTTGATCACCCTGACAAAAGCGGCGTATTCAATTTGGGTAGCGGACGCGCTCAGCCGTTCAACGACGTCGCACATTCTGTCGTAAACGCGGTACGGCATAATCAAGGCCTTAGCCCTCTAAGCCTTGAGGAAATGGTTCAAGGGAATATTTTGCATTATATCCCTTTCCCTGACGCGCTTCGTGGAAAGTATCAAAGCTTCACGCAGGCAGATATTAGCCGTTTACGTGCTGTAGGTTGTGACCATGTTTTTGCTGACGTTAATGCGGGCGTTACACGCTATGTGGCTGATCTTTTAGCAAATCGCGCCGCCTGA
- a CDS encoding D-glycero-alpha-D-manno-heptose-1,7-bisphosphate 7-phosphatase, producing MEDFQAINGAVEAVSSLNTLGYKVIVVSNQSGVARGYFGEDAVLGFNHHLQKYYAQHGAVIDHFYYCPFHPQGSVDAYSQEHDDRKPNAGMIEKAIREHNISREKSFLIGDKKTDILAAQKAKISGFLFNEENLFDFLKNLPL from the coding sequence TTGGAAGATTTTCAGGCGATAAACGGGGCCGTTGAAGCTGTTTCGTCTTTAAATACGCTTGGCTATAAAGTGATCGTGGTAAGCAACCAATCTGGTGTTGCGCGGGGGTATTTTGGTGAGGACGCCGTTTTGGGGTTTAACCACCATTTGCAAAAATATTATGCGCAGCATGGAGCAGTAATTGATCATTTTTATTACTGCCCTTTTCATCCGCAAGGGAGCGTGGACGCTTACAGTCAAGAGCATGACGACCGTAAGCCGAATGCCGGGATGATCGAAAAAGCGATTCGGGAGCATAATATTAGTCGTGAAAAGTCGTTTCTGATTGGCGACAAAAAAACGGATATTTTGGCAGCGCAGAAAGCTAAGATTTCTGGTTTTTTGTTCAACGAGGAAAATTTATTCGATTTTTTAAAAAATCTCCCGCTTTAG
- a CDS encoding putative bifunctional diguanylate cyclase/phosphodiesterase, with protein sequence MDDITRNIDEIETEYDSSKIYNIVNLYKSNYNKELEKIEEIKLVSASKDDVIDKYKKDLLEIDKNATLFFEQKKQKNFSENEKKAKLIIAMCHGLLADMRRVEQERQASVQKSLKNIEAQAWFEARLCGWVAGITLILFVAVSAVMGYRGIAWPLLRLRDRTLAIAQGEFSISVEEEKRRDEIGAMAAALEEIRLKLQGGREDILTSLANRTALQDVMRSALALSDAQNIVALIYLDLDNFKQVNDRYGHNAGDELLRLVAQRLRVNVRKSDLVARLGGDEFVVFCSTQTTEDDVMTTATRIAADLSSCDQLTFGQVTVSASVGVAIAHVGSVTSEQLLRQADCAMYAAKTTGKGCCAVYEPWMLEQAEQRQAYESALRRAVGSGEFYLMYQPVIDWNTHAVVSFEALLRWEHSELGTVPPNDFIPLAEEIGLMFEIDRWVMKTACMEAVKWPDNLIVSVNVSPKSFIEADLLDSIYAALKESGLPPERLEIEITETAMIEDLPAVHAIVTALRGVGVLVAIDDLGVGYSSLSFLRSIPVTRVKMDRSFIAELGRIEAARAIIQGIVQICHDLSIDMTAEGVETASQTSTLQGIGCYQHQGYYISRPMLAEHARAFVADFGVRTIPSLQECLQGTWSALRVEALGMARPSLI encoded by the coding sequence TTGGACGATATTACGCGCAATATAGACGAGATCGAGACTGAGTACGATTCAAGCAAAATATACAATATAGTTAATTTATACAAAAGTAATTATAATAAAGAACTCGAAAAAATAGAAGAAATAAAGCTGGTAAGTGCATCAAAGGATGATGTTATCGATAAGTATAAGAAAGACTTATTAGAAATTGATAAAAATGCGACGCTCTTTTTTGAGCAAAAAAAACAGAAAAATTTTTCGGAGAATGAGAAGAAAGCAAAACTTATTATAGCCATGTGTCACGGGCTTCTGGCGGATATGAGGCGTGTTGAGCAGGAGCGGCAAGCAAGTGTTCAGAAAAGCCTAAAAAATATTGAGGCACAAGCATGGTTTGAGGCGCGGCTCTGCGGGTGGGTTGCTGGAATCACTCTTATCCTGTTTGTCGCGGTCTCGGCGGTCATGGGTTATCGGGGCATTGCATGGCCTTTGCTGAGGTTGAGGGACCGGACGCTGGCGATTGCACAAGGTGAATTTTCGATTTCGGTTGAGGAAGAAAAACGCCGCGATGAAATTGGTGCAATGGCCGCGGCCTTGGAGGAGATACGGTTAAAGCTCCAGGGAGGACGTGAGGATATTCTCACGAGCCTCGCTAATCGGACTGCTTTGCAAGACGTAATGCGGAGTGCCTTAGCGTTATCTGACGCGCAGAACATTGTGGCTCTGATTTATCTCGATTTGGATAATTTCAAGCAGGTGAATGACCGTTACGGGCATAATGCTGGGGACGAATTATTGCGGCTCGTTGCGCAGCGATTGCGCGTGAATGTGCGGAAGAGTGATCTGGTCGCGCGTTTGGGTGGTGATGAGTTTGTCGTCTTTTGTTCGACGCAGACGACTGAGGACGACGTGATGACGACGGCTACGCGCATTGCGGCGGATTTATCATCTTGCGATCAACTGACTTTCGGCCAAGTTACAGTAAGTGCGAGCGTCGGAGTTGCTATTGCCCACGTTGGGAGTGTGACATCTGAGCAGCTTTTGCGGCAGGCAGACTGCGCCATGTATGCGGCAAAAACTACAGGGAAAGGCTGTTGCGCTGTTTATGAGCCATGGATGCTGGAGCAGGCTGAACAGCGCCAAGCCTACGAAAGCGCTTTACGCAGAGCTGTTGGTTCTGGTGAGTTTTATCTCATGTATCAGCCTGTTATTGATTGGAATACGCATGCTGTTGTGAGTTTTGAGGCGTTGTTGCGATGGGAACATTCAGAGTTGGGGACCGTTCCGCCAAATGACTTTATTCCGCTTGCGGAAGAAATCGGCCTCATGTTTGAAATTGACCGTTGGGTCATGAAAACAGCGTGTATGGAAGCCGTAAAATGGCCTGATAATTTGATAGTGTCTGTCAATGTTTCGCCCAAAAGCTTCATCGAGGCAGATTTATTGGACAGCATTTACGCAGCGTTGAAAGAAAGCGGACTTCCACCAGAGCGGTTGGAGATTGAAATCACGGAAACAGCCATGATTGAAGACCTGCCAGCGGTGCATGCTATTGTTACAGCGTTGCGAGGCGTGGGGGTGCTGGTTGCTATTGATGACTTGGGGGTAGGTTATTCTTCGCTGAGTTTTTTACGATCTATACCCGTCACCCGTGTAAAGATGGATCGGAGCTTTATAGCGGAACTTGGCCGTATTGAGGCTGCTAGGGCAATTATCCAAGGCATTGTTCAAATTTGTCACGATCTTTCGATCGATATGACAGCGGAGGGGGTCGAGACTGCGTCCCAGACGTCTACCCTGCAGGGAATAGGGT